In a genomic window of Trichoplusia ni isolate ovarian cell line Hi5 chromosome 13 unlocalized genomic scaffold, tn1 tig00001585_group12, whole genome shotgun sequence:
- the LOC113506385 gene encoding uncharacterized protein LOC113506385, with amino-acid sequence VSRPFSRDSNQQICNNWRSTSESYWQYPPAAFCHRALHFIQWPHFPERWLAEGELKDREGRWASSRACDWSGALNYVRGAAWWQVRPGLRTSAPALLVGNKASATQLVASAQYCSASTLRMVAELDPNCKGLADVLLDFLIVKDKLVEEVPRGLMGRMLGAVADRGRELTARLVLPPTQA; translated from the exons GTATCTCGTCCATTCTCGCGGGATTCTAATCAGCAAATTTGCAATAATTGGCGCTCCACATCCGAATCTTACTGGCAGTACCCACCAGCTGCTTTTTGTCATAGAGCCCTGCATTTTATACAG TGGCCCCACTTCCCTGAGCGGTGGCTGGCTGAGGGTGAGCTGAAGGATCGCGAAGGTCGCTGGGCCAGCTCCAGAGCCTGCGACTGGTCTGGTGCACTTAATTATGTACGAG GGGCAGCATGGTGGCAAGTAAGGCCGGGTCTCCGCACGTCCGCGCCGGCGCTGCTGGTGGGCAACAAGGCGAGCGCCACGCAGCTGGTGGCCAGCGCGCAGTACTGCAGCGCCTCCACACTCAGGATGGTGGCCGAGCTGGACCCCAACTGCAAGGGACTAGCTGATGTGCTGCTTGATTTCCTTATAG TCAAAGACAAATTAGTGGAAGAGGTTCCTAGAGGCCTGATGGGCCGCATGTTGGGCGCCGTGGCCGATAGAGGGCGCGAGCTGACCGCGCGGCTAGTGCTGCCACCTACACAGGCGTGA